In Alicyclobacillus macrosporangiidus CPP55, a single window of DNA contains:
- the yfmF gene encoding EF-P 5-aminopentanol modification-associated protein YfmF: MTTFHTVDEGRFHVHTMLTDQFRTRHLVAKLAVPLSRERVTETAMLPYLWLEGTRSHPTALAITRRADDLFGAMLRSGIGKRGNRHVAEVYLTVPDEGRLRGADGIFEEGLGLLLDVVTDPLLEGGGFSKGNVERERGLHRKRIESVFDDKIAWAMERALAESLHGLPEGLPRLGFADDLEAVTPEGLYAAHRALLQEGDVHVYAIGAFDDAPALANRVLTALREAFPDARQAAQPPGVAAPVAPVPARSGEPHRVVEDQPVQQGKLNLVYRTGVAYASDDYPALLVANGVLGGFPHAKLFRNVREKASLAYYASSRVDALSGLVMIQTGIDPANRDRAEAIILEQVEALRRGDVAEEEMAFTKRGLANQYRQSLDVPAALADIHFGGVLAGHTRTIDELLDAIEDVTRDQVVAAANRLQLDTVYFLRGQGGAEHA, encoded by the coding sequence TTGACCACCTTTCACACGGTCGACGAAGGACGATTCCATGTCCACACGATGCTGACGGATCAATTTCGGACACGTCATTTGGTCGCGAAATTGGCTGTCCCCCTCAGCCGGGAGCGGGTCACCGAGACGGCCATGCTGCCCTATCTGTGGCTGGAGGGTACCCGGTCCCATCCTACCGCCCTGGCCATCACCCGCCGCGCGGATGATCTGTTCGGCGCGATGTTGCGCAGCGGCATCGGCAAACGGGGGAACCGGCACGTGGCGGAGGTATACCTCACTGTTCCGGACGAAGGCCGCCTGCGCGGGGCGGACGGCATCTTTGAAGAGGGCTTGGGTCTGTTGCTCGACGTGGTGACAGACCCTCTCCTGGAGGGGGGCGGGTTCTCGAAGGGCAACGTCGAGCGGGAGAGAGGGTTGCATCGCAAGCGGATCGAAAGTGTGTTCGATGACAAGATCGCGTGGGCGATGGAACGTGCGCTGGCGGAGTCGTTGCACGGTCTGCCGGAAGGGCTGCCGCGTTTGGGCTTCGCGGATGACTTGGAGGCCGTGACGCCGGAGGGACTGTACGCGGCACACCGGGCGCTGTTGCAGGAAGGGGACGTCCACGTGTACGCCATCGGGGCGTTTGACGATGCGCCCGCTCTCGCGAACCGGGTCTTGACGGCATTGCGCGAGGCCTTCCCGGACGCGCGCCAGGCGGCTCAGCCCCCAGGCGTAGCGGCCCCCGTGGCGCCGGTGCCTGCTCGTTCCGGAGAGCCGCACCGCGTGGTGGAGGATCAACCCGTGCAGCAGGGGAAATTGAACCTGGTGTACCGGACGGGTGTCGCGTACGCGTCGGACGACTATCCGGCGCTGTTGGTGGCCAACGGCGTGCTGGGCGGTTTCCCGCACGCCAAGCTCTTCCGCAACGTGCGCGAAAAGGCCAGTTTGGCGTACTACGCCTCCAGCCGTGTGGACGCTCTGTCCGGATTGGTGATGATCCAGACGGGGATCGATCCGGCCAACCGCGACCGGGCCGAGGCCATCATCCTCGAACAGGTGGAAGCCCTGCGGCGCGGCGACGTGGCGGAGGAGGAGATGGCCTTCACCAAGCGGGGGCTGGCCAACCAGTACCGGCAGTCCCTCGACGTCCCCGCAGCCTTGGCGGACATTCACTTCGGAGGCGTGCTGGCCGGCCACACGCGCACCATCGACGAACTGTTGGACGCGATTGAGGATGTGACGCGGGATCAGGTCGTCGCCGCAGCGAACCGCCTGCAGCTGGACACGGTGTACTTTTTGCGCGGCCAAGGAGGGGCGGAGCATGCGTGA
- the yfmH gene encoding EF-P 5-aminopentanol modification-associated protein YfmH: MRESSDDRLGHVLYHETLPNGLNVFLLPKPGFQQTFATFTTHYGSVDSTFRLAGEPEFTTVPDGIAHFLEHKMFESEHGDVFRDFARHGASANAYTTFDITSYLFSSTQDVQENLEVLLDFVQDPYFTDENVAKEKGIIAQEIRMYEDNPDTRVFYGLLRALYAVHPVRVDIAGTVESIQRIDKETLYRCYRTFYHPSNMVFFAVGGFDPEAAMAVIRENQARKSFPEAPRIERQYPSEPPGVHQDRVEARLAVSQPRCLIGWKDPDPLPPGPGILERELLTGVVLDVLFGRSSDLFDDLIGEGLIDQQFSWEYERTPEYGYSLIGGNTPDPDRLAARVEAKLDEVRESGLPEEEFERCRRKSIGRFMAALDSPSYIARHFASYHFRGADLFQTVEILDRLTLEDANRRMREHFVSGQQSISVVLPKA; the protein is encoded by the coding sequence ATGCGTGAGTCGAGCGATGATCGCCTGGGGCATGTGCTGTACCATGAAACCTTGCCCAACGGATTGAACGTGTTTCTGTTGCCCAAACCCGGATTCCAGCAGACGTTCGCGACCTTCACCACCCACTACGGGTCGGTGGACAGCACGTTCCGCCTCGCCGGGGAGCCTGAGTTCACCACGGTCCCGGATGGCATCGCCCATTTTTTGGAGCACAAGATGTTCGAGTCCGAGCACGGTGACGTGTTCCGGGATTTCGCCCGGCACGGCGCGTCCGCCAACGCGTACACGACGTTCGACATCACCTCGTACCTGTTCTCGAGCACCCAGGACGTTCAGGAGAACCTGGAGGTATTGCTCGACTTCGTTCAGGACCCTTACTTCACGGATGAGAACGTGGCCAAGGAGAAGGGGATCATCGCGCAGGAGATCCGGATGTATGAGGACAACCCGGACACCCGGGTGTTCTACGGCCTTCTGCGCGCCCTCTACGCGGTGCACCCGGTGCGCGTCGACATCGCGGGGACGGTGGAAAGCATCCAACGGATCGACAAAGAGACGCTGTACCGTTGCTACCGGACTTTTTACCACCCGTCGAACATGGTGTTTTTCGCCGTGGGCGGGTTCGATCCCGAAGCCGCGATGGCGGTCATCCGGGAGAACCAGGCGCGCAAGTCGTTCCCGGAGGCCCCGCGCATCGAACGCCAATACCCTTCCGAACCTCCGGGGGTGCATCAGGACCGGGTGGAAGCACGCCTCGCCGTCAGCCAGCCGCGCTGCCTCATCGGGTGGAAAGACCCCGATCCTTTGCCCCCTGGCCCCGGCATTCTGGAGCGCGAGCTGTTGACGGGCGTGGTCCTCGACGTGCTGTTCGGGCGCAGCAGCGATCTGTTCGATGACCTCATCGGCGAGGGGCTCATCGACCAACAGTTCTCCTGGGAGTACGAGCGCACACCGGAGTATGGCTATTCACTCATCGGCGGCAACACGCCGGATCCGGACCGGTTGGCAGCGCGGGTGGAGGCCAAGCTGGATGAGGTGCGGGAGAGCGGGCTCCCGGAGGAGGAGTTCGAACGGTGCCGGCGCAAATCCATCGGCCGATTCATGGCGGCACTGGATTCACCGAGCTACATCGCGCGTCACTTCGCCAGCTACCACTTCCGAGGGGCCGATCTGTTCCAGACGGTGGAGATCCTGGATCGCCTGACGCTGGAGGACGCCAACCGGCGGATGCGCGAGCACTTTGTCTCCGGGCAACAGTCGATCTCGGTGGTGCTCCCGAAGGCCTGA
- the pxpB gene encoding 5-oxoprolinase subunit PxpB — protein MQKGASTLQTVSIEPLGDGAAVVRLGTRIDPDTHRQVRRLVLAVDRSAPPWLVELVPAFTTVTVFYDAVQADFAQVEDWLRTRLEVLGDDPLPPPREVRIPVCYGGEFGPDLGVVASHNGLTEDEVIAIHSQGEYLVYMIGFAPGFPYLGGLSERIATPRRSTPRVSIPAGTVGIAGMQTGVYPISTPGGWQLIGRTPVRLFRPEQDPPTLLQAGDIVRFDPISPDEYQALLEGGDVQ, from the coding sequence ATGCAAAAAGGAGCTTCGACATTGCAGACCGTATCCATTGAGCCGCTGGGAGACGGCGCCGCGGTGGTCCGGCTCGGGACGCGCATTGACCCGGACACGCATCGTCAGGTGCGCAGGTTGGTGCTCGCCGTCGATCGATCCGCGCCGCCGTGGCTGGTGGAATTGGTACCCGCGTTCACCACGGTGACCGTGTTTTACGACGCCGTTCAGGCGGATTTTGCACAGGTGGAGGACTGGCTGCGAACCCGGTTGGAGGTGTTGGGCGACGATCCGCTGCCGCCGCCGCGGGAGGTTCGCATCCCCGTGTGTTACGGCGGCGAGTTTGGCCCTGACCTCGGTGTGGTGGCGTCCCACAACGGGCTGACGGAGGACGAGGTGATCGCCATTCACAGCCAAGGGGAATACCTGGTGTACATGATCGGCTTCGCGCCGGGGTTTCCGTACCTCGGCGGATTGTCCGAGCGGATCGCAACCCCCAGGCGATCGACACCACGGGTCTCCATCCCGGCGGGCACCGTCGGCATCGCCGGGATGCAGACGGGCGTGTATCCCATCTCCACGCCGGGCGGGTGGCAGTTGATTGGCCGCACGCCAGTCCGCCTGTTCCGTCCGGAACAGGACCCGCCGACCCTCTTGCAGGCCGGGGACATCGTGCGCTTTGATCCCATCTCTCCGGACGAATACCAGGCCCTGTTGGAAGGAGGGGACGTCCAGTGA
- a CDS encoding biotin-dependent carboxyltransferase family protein, translating to MIRVLRPGLLTTVQDLGRVGHQRHGVVVGGAMDELAHRVANLIVGNDEAAPTLEITLVGPSLMFESDAVIAICGGDLSATVAGWRLPLWRPLRVRAGTVVDFGGARLGCRAYVAVAGGWDVPLVLGSASTYLRAGIGGHQGRALQAGDTLAWRAPGPLAKDWLAQPAGEAVEAAPWSVSYQIRPAYRPHVRVRVIAGPQADWFTEESREALYGSVFTVGSQSDRMGYRLQGPALSLREPRELISEAVTMGTLQVPPDGNPILLMADRQTTGGYAKIAQVARVDLPLVAQLKPGDQIGFEPVSLTEAQRALRQRERDLNELVAAVRGLPGISWRSRARAG from the coding sequence GTGATTCGGGTGCTTCGGCCAGGTTTACTGACCACGGTGCAGGATCTGGGCCGGGTCGGCCACCAGCGCCACGGAGTCGTCGTCGGGGGCGCGATGGACGAACTGGCGCACCGGGTGGCCAACCTGATTGTCGGCAACGACGAGGCAGCGCCCACGTTGGAGATCACCCTGGTCGGCCCCTCGTTGATGTTCGAATCGGACGCGGTCATCGCCATCTGCGGCGGAGATCTGTCCGCCACGGTGGCGGGCTGGAGGCTTCCCCTGTGGCGCCCGCTGCGGGTGCGGGCGGGGACCGTCGTGGATTTCGGCGGGGCGCGTCTGGGATGCCGCGCCTACGTGGCTGTGGCAGGGGGGTGGGACGTCCCACTGGTTTTGGGTTCGGCGAGCACCTATCTGCGGGCCGGTATCGGCGGGCACCAAGGGCGGGCGCTTCAGGCGGGGGACACCCTCGCTTGGCGCGCGCCCGGTCCGTTGGCCAAGGATTGGTTGGCGCAGCCAGCCGGCGAGGCGGTCGAGGCGGCGCCTTGGTCCGTGTCGTACCAGATCCGGCCTGCCTACCGCCCGCATGTGCGGGTGCGCGTCATCGCAGGCCCCCAAGCCGATTGGTTCACCGAGGAGAGCCGGGAGGCGTTGTACGGGTCGGTGTTTACCGTCGGCAGCCAGTCGGATCGTATGGGCTACCGTCTGCAGGGACCGGCGCTGTCGCTGCGGGAGCCGCGGGAACTCATCTCGGAGGCGGTGACCATGGGGACCCTGCAGGTGCCGCCGGACGGGAACCCGATCCTCCTGATGGCGGATCGGCAGACCACCGGGGGATACGCGAAAATTGCCCAGGTCGCCCGCGTCGACCTGCCCTTGGTGGCGCAGTTGAAGCCGGGGGATCAGATCGGATTCGAACCGGTGTCGCTCACGGAGGCGCAGCGGGCGCTGCGCCAGCGCGAACGGGACCTGAACGAACTGGTCGCCGCAGTCCGCGGATTGCCGGGGATCAGCTGGCGTTCACGAGCCAGGGCAGGGTGA
- a CDS encoding AEC family transporter, whose amino-acid sequence MGAYWVTVLDVTIPILLTVLAGAAIGRWRHVDTRSVADVAMYVLAPGLVLHALVGGGTGGEALAVAEFTLVDLAALWVISAATGRLLRFTQAQRAALALTTLFSNAVNYGLPVCLLAFGQTGYRQAALYVVGQSFLLFSLGVYLASAGTRGPAAALAEVRRTPVIYAALAAAVMAALGWHWPGGLDSALGLLADAYPALALMVLGLQLSKTDWRQGLTGLPLWTGVALRLIAAPLVAKAVLWALDIHGTLASVLFVEAAMPAAVNAAVFVEQFGGERSQVAMTVAVTTAISFFTLPWLVNAS is encoded by the coding sequence ATGGGCGCGTACTGGGTGACCGTCCTCGACGTGACGATTCCCATCCTGCTGACGGTGCTGGCCGGGGCGGCGATCGGCCGCTGGCGGCACGTGGACACCCGCAGCGTCGCCGACGTGGCGATGTACGTGTTGGCACCCGGATTGGTGCTGCACGCCCTGGTGGGCGGAGGTACGGGCGGAGAGGCGCTCGCCGTGGCCGAGTTCACTTTGGTCGATCTCGCTGCCCTCTGGGTCATCTCTGCAGCCACCGGGCGCCTGCTCCGCTTCACGCAGGCCCAACGGGCGGCGCTCGCCCTCACGACTCTGTTCAGCAACGCCGTGAACTACGGGTTGCCCGTCTGTCTCTTGGCCTTCGGCCAGACAGGCTACCGCCAGGCCGCGCTGTACGTCGTCGGCCAATCCTTCCTGCTGTTCAGCCTCGGCGTCTACCTGGCGTCCGCAGGAACCCGCGGCCCTGCCGCTGCACTGGCAGAGGTCCGGCGCACGCCGGTCATCTACGCCGCCCTGGCCGCGGCGGTCATGGCAGCCCTCGGTTGGCACTGGCCGGGAGGGCTGGACAGCGCGCTCGGCCTGCTCGCCGACGCATATCCCGCCTTGGCCTTGATGGTGCTCGGGCTGCAGTTGTCTAAGACCGATTGGCGACAGGGACTGACCGGCCTGCCGCTGTGGACAGGCGTGGCCCTCCGCCTCATCGCGGCTCCCTTGGTGGCCAAAGCCGTGCTATGGGCCCTGGACATCCACGGTACCCTCGCGTCCGTCCTGTTCGTCGAAGCCGCGATGCCGGCGGCAGTCAACGCCGCCGTGTTCGTGGAACAGTTCGGCGGCGAACGCAGTCAGGTGGCGATGACGGTGGCCGTCACCACCGCCATCTCGTTTTTCACCCTGCCCTGGCTCGTGAACGCCAGCTGA
- a CDS encoding purine/pyrimidine permease, with protein sequence MEGRFFPLEARPGGTVTALAAVQWLMFMLASVVTVPVVLGAQLGLGPEATGTFVDRTFFVSGVISLLQVTVGHRMPIIEGPAGMWWGVWVVLIQITGEQGGSTAELLRDLEFALCTSALAYLVLAGLGWVQRVQRWFTPAVTGTFMTLLALQIAQSLLGGMLGVAATGRVQPGEALVSVLLVALSVFLTVRGRGLWKSLSVLVTLAVGWALYGVLGWASPGPPAHGVFARPELFPFGVPRWHTGIVLTGLLTMVILLSNVISSVQVMAQAARVPLRPSDIRRGTLISGVGTLLAGLFGTVGMVPLSVSASLVALTSVASRLPFLLAAAALTLLGLLPAVGHWLAALPEAVGYAALFTVFGQLLGFGLKDFQTLALDQRDLFVVTLSVMAGVGVFFIPSQAWAGLPPVLAYLLDNGLIVGVILVLLLEHVVLRRRAGAA encoded by the coding sequence GTGGAAGGACGCTTTTTCCCGTTGGAGGCCCGCCCGGGCGGGACCGTGACCGCGCTGGCCGCGGTGCAGTGGTTGATGTTCATGCTCGCCAGTGTGGTGACGGTCCCGGTGGTGCTCGGCGCGCAGCTGGGTCTGGGGCCGGAAGCCACGGGAACCTTCGTCGACCGGACGTTTTTTGTCAGCGGCGTCATCTCGCTCCTGCAGGTCACCGTGGGGCATCGGATGCCCATCATCGAAGGGCCGGCAGGCATGTGGTGGGGTGTCTGGGTGGTGTTGATTCAGATCACCGGGGAACAGGGCGGCTCCACCGCGGAACTCTTGCGGGATCTGGAATTCGCCTTGTGCACTTCGGCGCTGGCTTACCTGGTGCTGGCCGGGCTCGGTTGGGTGCAGCGCGTGCAGCGGTGGTTCACGCCCGCCGTCACGGGCACCTTCATGACCCTGCTGGCGCTGCAGATCGCCCAATCGCTGCTGGGCGGTATGCTCGGCGTGGCCGCCACCGGGCGGGTGCAACCCGGGGAGGCCCTGGTGTCTGTTCTGCTCGTGGCCTTATCCGTCTTTCTCACCGTGCGCGGGCGCGGCCTGTGGAAGAGCCTCTCGGTCTTGGTCACGCTTGCCGTCGGCTGGGCGCTCTATGGCGTGTTGGGATGGGCCTCGCCGGGGCCGCCGGCGCACGGGGTGTTTGCTCGGCCCGAGTTGTTTCCCTTTGGAGTCCCCCGGTGGCACACCGGAATCGTCCTGACCGGGCTGTTGACGATGGTGATCCTCCTTTCCAACGTGATCTCGTCGGTGCAGGTGATGGCGCAGGCGGCTCGGGTACCGCTCAGGCCGTCCGACATTCGGCGCGGGACGTTGATCTCTGGCGTCGGTACACTGCTCGCCGGGTTGTTCGGCACCGTCGGCATGGTCCCGCTCTCTGTGTCGGCCAGCCTGGTCGCGCTCACCAGCGTGGCGTCGCGGCTGCCGTTCCTATTGGCCGCCGCCGCGTTGACACTGCTGGGTCTGTTGCCCGCTGTGGGCCACTGGCTGGCGGCGCTTCCGGAAGCGGTCGGGTACGCCGCCCTGTTCACCGTGTTCGGGCAGCTGTTGGGATTCGGCCTGAAGGACTTTCAAACGCTGGCGTTGGACCAGCGGGACCTGTTCGTGGTGACGCTGTCCGTCATGGCCGGTGTGGGCGTGTTCTTCATCCCCAGCCAAGCTTGGGCCGGACTCCCGCCGGTGCTCGCTTATCTGCTGGACAACGGCCTCATCGTCGGTGTCATCCTGGTCTTGCTGTTGGAACACGTGGTTTTGCGCCGCCGGGCGGGAGCTGCATAG
- the acs gene encoding acetate--CoA ligase, whose translation MSAESNKLDALLSESRVFPPSEAFRAQANFNDPSIYERAAADPETYWAEQAQHLTWFEPFTKVLEWDPPHAKWFIGGKLNAAYNAVDRHREGPRKNKAAILWEGEPGDSRVYTYDMLGREVDRAAHMLHHLGVRKGDRVTIYLPMIPELAISVLACAKIGAIHSVVFGGFSAKSLRERILDADARVLITADAGWRRGGHIPLKANADEAVSGTSVEKVLVVRRVGEASGAKMTPDRDVYWDELAAQMPKTPYPAEPMDAEDVLFLLYTSGTTGKPKGIVHSTGGYLVGANTSLRSVFDLKDTDVFFCTADIGWVTGHTYIVYGPLTAGATVVMYEGAPDWPHRGRFWEIVEKYGVTIFYTAPTSIRTFMKWGPQIPAQYDLSSIRLMGSVGEPINPEAWMWYHENIGRGRAPIVDTWWQTETGCAMIAPLPGLVATKPGSATRPVPGISAAVVDEDGNPVEPGHGGYLVITKPWPSMMRTIWGDDERFRRSYFGKFPGVYLAGDGARVDEDGYFWVLGRIDDVINVSGHRIGTMEVESALVDHPAVAEAAVIGRSHEVKGQAITAFVTVKEGVKADEALVQDLKQHVVDKIGALARPEEIIFTAELPKTRSAKIMRRLLRDIAEGRVVGDTTTLADPSVIEDLKKLYKESD comes from the coding sequence GTGTCCGCGGAATCGAATAAGCTCGACGCGCTGTTGAGCGAATCCCGAGTGTTTCCGCCTTCGGAAGCGTTTCGGGCGCAGGCCAATTTCAACGACCCGTCCATCTATGAACGCGCGGCGGCCGATCCGGAAACGTATTGGGCGGAACAGGCCCAGCATCTGACCTGGTTCGAACCGTTCACGAAGGTGCTGGAGTGGGACCCGCCGCACGCGAAGTGGTTCATCGGGGGCAAGCTGAACGCTGCATACAACGCGGTCGACCGGCATCGGGAGGGGCCGCGCAAGAACAAGGCCGCCATCCTGTGGGAAGGGGAGCCCGGCGACAGCCGCGTGTACACGTATGACATGCTGGGACGCGAGGTCGATCGCGCGGCCCACATGCTGCATCACCTGGGGGTTCGCAAAGGCGATCGGGTGACCATCTATTTGCCGATGATCCCGGAGCTGGCCATCTCCGTTCTGGCGTGTGCCAAGATCGGGGCCATTCACTCCGTGGTGTTCGGCGGGTTTTCAGCCAAGTCCCTGCGCGAGCGGATTCTGGACGCCGATGCGCGCGTGCTGATCACCGCGGACGCCGGTTGGCGGCGCGGCGGCCACATCCCGCTCAAGGCCAACGCGGACGAGGCTGTCTCCGGGACATCTGTGGAGAAGGTGCTGGTGGTCCGGCGGGTCGGTGAAGCGTCCGGCGCGAAGATGACGCCCGACCGCGACGTCTACTGGGATGAACTGGCCGCCCAGATGCCGAAGACGCCATACCCGGCCGAACCGATGGACGCGGAGGACGTGCTGTTCTTGCTCTACACCTCTGGCACCACCGGCAAACCGAAGGGCATCGTGCACAGCACCGGCGGATACCTGGTCGGGGCCAATACGTCGCTGCGCAGCGTCTTCGACCTGAAGGACACGGACGTGTTCTTCTGCACGGCCGACATCGGCTGGGTGACCGGCCACACCTATATCGTGTACGGGCCGCTGACGGCCGGAGCCACCGTCGTCATGTACGAAGGCGCACCCGACTGGCCGCACCGCGGCCGGTTCTGGGAGATCGTCGAGAAGTACGGGGTGACCATCTTCTACACCGCGCCGACGTCCATCCGCACCTTCATGAAGTGGGGGCCGCAGATCCCCGCGCAGTACGACCTGTCCTCCATCCGCCTGATGGGGTCCGTGGGGGAGCCCATCAATCCGGAGGCGTGGATGTGGTATCACGAGAACATCGGCAGGGGACGCGCGCCGATTGTCGACACCTGGTGGCAGACGGAGACGGGCTGCGCCATGATCGCGCCGCTGCCAGGGCTGGTGGCGACCAAGCCGGGCTCGGCGACGCGTCCGGTGCCCGGCATCTCCGCGGCCGTGGTCGACGAGGACGGGAATCCCGTCGAACCGGGCCACGGCGGATACCTCGTCATCACCAAGCCGTGGCCGTCGATGATGCGCACCATTTGGGGCGACGATGAACGGTTCCGCCGCTCGTATTTCGGGAAGTTTCCGGGGGTGTACCTGGCGGGCGACGGTGCGCGCGTCGACGAGGACGGGTACTTCTGGGTGCTCGGCCGCATTGACGACGTCATCAATGTGTCCGGCCACCGGATCGGCACGATGGAGGTGGAGAGCGCCTTGGTCGATCACCCGGCTGTGGCGGAGGCGGCGGTCATCGGCCGGTCGCACGAGGTCAAGGGGCAGGCCATCACGGCATTCGTCACCGTCAAGGAGGGCGTGAAAGCCGACGAGGCGCTGGTCCAGGATCTCAAGCAGCACGTGGTGGACAAGATAGGCGCCTTGGCCCGGCCGGAGGAGATCATCTTCACCGCGGAGCTCCCGAAGACGCGCAGCGCCAAGATCATGCGCCGCCTGTTGCGGGACATCGCCGAGGGGCGAGTCGTCGGCGACACGACCACGCTGGCGGATCCCAGCGTGATCGAAGACCTGAAGAAGTTGTATAAAGAGAGTGATTGA
- a CDS encoding hydroxypyruvate isomerase family protein: protein MIDGHRKLAATRWAGGCYRRKRGNFRKEAGQVRAAPNLSMLFQEAPFLERFGRARAAGFGAVEFQFPYAHRPDELRQAVREAGVEVVLFNLPAGDWAAGDRGLACDPGRREAFRESVETAIEYAEALGCPRIHCMAGRVPDGRSLGDVWPVLVENIRYAAERFGRYGRTVMVEACNKRDMPGFALPDVSRAVDLLREVGRDNVRLQFDFYHVQRSQGELIATYQAVRDLVGHVQIADNPGRHEPGTGEIHYRNVLAAVAQSGYKGCVGLEYIPSGRTEDSFAWMDQEEMRTWLKR from the coding sequence GTGATTGACGGTCACCGCAAGCTGGCAGCCACCCGCTGGGCGGGTGGCTGCTATCGTCGTAAACGGGGCAATTTCCGAAAGGAGGCGGGACAGGTGCGGGCGGCGCCCAATCTGTCGATGCTGTTTCAGGAGGCGCCGTTTCTCGAACGGTTCGGGCGGGCGCGCGCGGCCGGTTTCGGCGCGGTGGAATTTCAATTTCCGTACGCGCATCGGCCGGATGAGCTGCGCCAAGCCGTGAGGGAGGCGGGCGTGGAGGTCGTCCTGTTCAACCTGCCTGCGGGCGACTGGGCGGCGGGCGACCGGGGGCTCGCCTGTGATCCCGGACGGAGGGAGGCGTTTCGCGAGAGCGTCGAGACGGCCATCGAGTATGCGGAAGCGCTCGGTTGCCCGCGGATCCACTGTATGGCCGGACGAGTGCCGGACGGGAGATCCCTGGGGGACGTGTGGCCGGTCCTGGTGGAGAATATCCGGTACGCCGCGGAGCGGTTTGGCAGATACGGGCGGACGGTGATGGTTGAGGCGTGCAACAAGCGGGACATGCCGGGGTTTGCCCTGCCGGACGTCTCACGGGCGGTGGATCTCCTGCGGGAGGTCGGCCGGGACAACGTGCGGCTGCAGTTCGACTTCTACCATGTCCAGCGCAGCCAAGGGGAGCTCATTGCCACCTACCAAGCCGTGCGGGACCTGGTGGGTCACGTTCAAATTGCCGACAATCCGGGCCGGCACGAACCTGGGACAGGGGAGATCCACTATCGTAACGTCTTGGCGGCGGTGGCCCAATCCGGCTACAAGGGATGCGTGGGGTTGGAGTACATCCCGTCCGGGCGGACAGAGGACTCGTTCGCCTGGATGGATCAGGAGGAGATGCGGACATGGCTGAAACGCTGA
- a CDS encoding hotdog fold thioesterase: MAETLMEALGIETVELNKDRVVMRMPVAGPTHQPFGLLHGGASVALAETAASLGTWLNIDQERQAAVGIEINANHVRSKKDGFVTATATPLHKGRTTMVWDIRICDEEGRLVCVSRCTVGVVERRA, encoded by the coding sequence ATGGCTGAAACGCTGATGGAGGCGTTGGGCATCGAGACGGTAGAATTGAACAAGGACCGCGTGGTCATGAGAATGCCTGTGGCAGGGCCCACGCATCAGCCTTTCGGGCTGTTGCACGGTGGTGCTTCGGTGGCCTTGGCCGAGACTGCGGCCAGCCTCGGCACGTGGTTGAACATCGATCAGGAACGACAGGCGGCGGTGGGCATCGAGATCAACGCCAATCACGTGCGTTCTAAGAAGGACGGGTTCGTCACGGCCACCGCAACGCCACTGCACAAGGGCCGGACCACCATGGTGTGGGACATCCGCATCTGCGACGAAGAAGGGCGCCTCGTCTGCGTGTCCCGGTGCACGGTCGGGGTTGTGGAGCGGCGAGCCTGA
- a CDS encoding acyl-CoA thioesterase has protein sequence MFVKSLTVRFSECDGLGHVNNGMYFTYMEDARVDIFRIFNPSLDLARWNLIVASARCDFLRQVKFAETLTVYTWIGRIGRTSFTVEHALQNADGAWVARGQAAMLAFDYEAGQPKPLWPEVRAELERHQEGPPGAPELRA, from the coding sequence GTGTTTGTGAAGTCTTTGACGGTGCGCTTCAGCGAGTGCGACGGGCTGGGGCACGTCAACAACGGGATGTATTTCACTTACATGGAGGATGCCCGGGTCGATATCTTTCGCATCTTCAATCCGAGCCTCGACCTGGCGCGCTGGAACTTGATTGTCGCCTCCGCACGGTGCGACTTTCTGCGGCAGGTCAAATTCGCGGAGACGTTGACGGTGTACACCTGGATCGGCCGGATTGGGCGCACCAGTTTCACAGTCGAGCACGCCTTGCAGAACGCGGACGGCGCCTGGGTGGCTCGAGGACAGGCGGCGATGTTGGCCTTTGACTATGAGGCCGGCCAACCGAAGCCCCTGTGGCCGGAGGTCCGGGCGGAGCTGGAGCGGCATCAAGAGGGGCCGCCGGGGGCCCCGGAACTGCGGGCGTGA